In the genome of Triticum aestivum cultivar Chinese Spring unplaced genomic scaffold, IWGSC CS RefSeq v2.1 scaffold1595, whole genome shotgun sequence, the window GGTCTTCTATCTTGTTAATTGGTCTATTTGTTTCTATAATGTCATTATGTTTACTTTTGGGGAAGGTATTATAAAGAATCTTACCAAAGGAAAGGGTGACCCATCGGCGATTTTTTCTTTCAACATCAATGGGTATTCTGTGTTGCACACGGCGGCATGTTTTGCACAACTGGATGTTTGCAAGTATTTGGTGGAGGAGCTTAATGGAGATGTAAATGCTCCTGGATATGGAGCTGGTGCTCTAGGGGGTCTTTATCTATCCCTTTCTTCATTTTTAAAACTGGTGTCTGCCATGTCAATGATTGCTAGCATGGCATCTATGATTGCGCTGACAATTGTGTGTTATCACAGGTGCAACTCCATTTATGTTGTCAGCCTCGTCTGATGATGTTGCTACAGTCAAGTATTTTCTTGATCATGGTGGTGATATATTGAAAGCAGATGACAAAGGACGCACAGTTCTCCACCATGCTGTGGCTGCAGGTTCTTCTCCCTGACACACACACAAGATTTCTCGAAGATGGTTATTTTTACTAAGATGTACTAGTAGTTATTTACTCTACTACTCTAGTACACTATGTTTAATTATTGTGGCAGAACATGAGTTATGGAATCATTTTGTTTACAACAGGATGCTGCAACGTGACAGAGTTCCTCCTTTCAAAAGGAGTTCCAATCGACATAAACTATGGCCGTGGAACACCAGCATTTGTGGCTGCTGCAAATGGGAAGGATAACACACTGAAGATTTTGTTGGATCACAACGCAAATGTATATTGCCTTCACTTTTTTTATTTCTCTTGATTCAGAGTTAATTTGCACATATACTTTTTATGCCAGGA includes:
- the LOC123176504 gene encoding protein fem-1 homolog C-like produces the protein MTQPLVYCPDDALKKDLMNAAIDGNLGLLKGIIKNLTKGKGDPSAIFSFNINGYSVLHTAACFAQLDVCKYLVEELNGDVNAPGYGAGALGGATPFMLSASSDDVATVKYFLDHGGDILKADDKGRTVLHHAVAAGCCNVTEFLLSKGVPIDINYGRGTPAFVAAANGKDNTLKILLDHNAN